One Thunnus thynnus chromosome 18, fThuThy2.1, whole genome shotgun sequence genomic region harbors:
- the adam17b gene encoding disintegrin and metalloproteinase domain-containing protein 17 → MRQELVFFTVFIVLTGAAISPPADSQDHEYTSLRSMLDDFDVLPLSSLQTHSVRRRRDAQTQTHVEKLLSFDALHRHFRLYLRTNDELFTEDFRAVVVDEDGREQSYPVNRHNYFTGHVIGEENSRVHAHIDDHEFSAHILTDETEYNIEPLWRFSSAPPDGRLLIYRSEDIRNLSRLHQPSVCGYVASDPSLLLPDNVRVAMSEDREEEESVMRGKRQVHDHKKNTCPLLLVADHRFFKHMGREEESTTLNYLIELIDRVDDIYRNTSWDDEFSGYGVQIQQIIIEKTPTPVAPGKGHFNMRGSPVEGRDVWDVKKLLEQFSVDIAEKASNVCLAHLFTYQDFDEGTLGLAYVAPSKPDIPGGLCSKGCPSSSNEQRMIYLNTGLTSTKNYGKTILTKEADLVTTHELGHNFGAEHDPDNIPYCAPREDQGGKYVMYPIAVSGDHVNNKLFSNCSKRSIVKRLRSKAASCFKERNTNVCGNSRVELGEECDPGLLHINSDLCCTAECRLRPGAQCSDRNSACCKKCRFESEGEVCQEPIDATCKGHSYCTGNSSECPSPENAPDKTVCLDSGECLNGECIPFCQAILKLQPCACNETNSSCKVCCRSSSGVCAPYQDETGHFLFLRKGKPCTVGFCDGAGKCMKQVQDVVERLWDFIDKLDINTFGKFLADNIVGSVVAFSLLFWVPFGILVHCVDKKLDKQYEQTTKSLFFPSNAELLSSLESASVRIFKPPHFSTTSAALRFQPSGPQQTSTPPVSSPGPDSGPVPAPTNGHAPLDSPRMATIEEDPSFDSHLDEEALEEAFSRPGGSAPRSFEDLTDNSVTGRSEKAMLFRLKRQHQIDTKETQC, encoded by the exons ATGAGACAGGAGCTGGTTTTCTTCACTGTTTTCATCGTTTTAACGGGAGCAGCCATCTCTCCGCCTGCAGACTCACAAGACCATGAGTACA CGTCTCTCAGGTCGATGCTGGACGACTTCGACGTGCTGCCTCTCTCCAGCCTGCAGACTCACTCCGTCCGCCGCCGCCGTGACGCCCAGACTCAAACTCACGTAGAGAAACTGCTCAGCTTCGACGCCCTGCACAG GCACTTCAGACTTTACCTGAGGACCAACGACGAGCTGTTCACTGAGGACTTCAGGGCCGTGGTCGTAGACGAGGACGGCCGAGAGCAGAGCTACCCGGTCAACAGACACAACTACTTCACAGGACACGTGATCG GGGAGGAAAACTCTCGTGTTCACGCTCACATAGACGACCACGAGTTCTCAGCTCACATCCTGACGGACGAGACGGAGTACAACATCGAg CCTCTGTGGAGGTTCTCGTCGGCGCCCCCTGATGGTCGTCTGCTGATCTACCGCTCAGAGGACATCAGGAACCTCAGCCGGCTGCACCAGCCGTCCGTCTGTGGCTACGTGGCCTCTGACCccagcctcctcctccctgaCAACGTCAGAGTGGCCATGTCGGAGGACCGAGAGGAAGAAG AGTCTGTGATGAGAGGGAAGCGTCAGGTGCACGACCACAAGAAGAACACctgtcctctgctgctggtgGCCGACCATCGTTTCTTCAAACACATGGGCCGTGAGGAGGAGAGCACCACCCTCAACTACCTG ATCGAACTGATCGACCGTGTGGACGACATCTACAGAAACACGTCCTGGGACGATGAGTTCTCCGGTTATGGCGTCCAGATCCAGCAG ATCATCATAGAGAAGACTCCGACCCCCGTCGCTCCGGGAAAAGGTCACTTTAACATGCGAGGAAGTCCAGTGGAGGGCAGAGACGTCTGGGACGTCAAGAAACTGTTGGAG CAATTCAGTGTGGATATCGCAGAGAAAGCCTCCAACGTGTGCCTGGCTCACCTCTTCACCTATCAGGACTTCGATGAAGGCACTCTGGGTCTGGCCTACGTTGCTCCGTCCAAACCAGACATCCCTGGAGGTCTCTGCTCCAAAG GGTGTCCTTCTTCTTCAAACGAACAACGAATGATCTACCTCAACACTGGACTGACCAGCACCAAGAACTATGGGAAGACCATCCTGACTAAG GAAGCAGACCTGGTGACGACTCACGAGCTCGGCCATAACTTCGGGGCAGAACACGACCCCGACAACATCCCGTACTGTGCCCCCCGAGAGGACCAAGGAGGCAAATACGTCATGTACCCCATCGCTGTGAGCGGGGACCACGTCAACAACAAG ctgttCTCTAACTGCAGTAAGCGCTCCATAGTGAAGCGTCTGAGGTCGAAGGCGGCGTCCTGCTTCAAGGAGAGGAACACCAACGTGTGCGGGAACTCTCGGGTGGAGCTCGGGGAGGAGTGTGACCCGGGACTGCTGCACATCAACTCAGACCTCTGCTGCACCGCCGAATGCAGGCTGAGACCCGGAGCTCAGTGCAG TGACAGAAACAGCGCGTGCTGTAAAAAGTGCCGGTTCGAGTCTGAAGGCGAAGTCTGCCAGGAACCCATCGACGCCACCTGTAAAGGACACTCCTACTGCACAG GAAACAGCAGCGAGTGTCCGTCGCCGGAGAACGCTCCAGATAAAACGGTGTGCTTGGACAGCGGAGAGTGTCTGAACGGAGAGTGTATTCCTTTCTGCCAGGCCATCTTAAAGCTGCAGCCCTGCGCCTGCAACG AAACAAACTCGTCCTGTAAAGTCTGCTGTCGGAGCAGCAGCGGCGTCTGCGCTCCCTACCAGGACGAGACGGGCCACTTCCTGTTCCTGCGTAAAGGAAAACCCTGCACTGTGGGCTTCTGTGATGGAGCG GGGAAGTGCATGAAGCAGGTGCAGGACGTGGTGGAGCGTTTGTGGGATTTCATCGACAAGCTGGACATCAACACGTTCGGGAAGTTTCTAGCCGATAACATCGTGGGGTCAGTGGTGGCGTTCTCGCTGCTGTTCTGGGTTCCTTTCGGCATCCTGGTTCACTGTGTG gACAAGAAGCTGGATAAACAATACGAACAGACCACCAAGTCTCTCTTCTTCCCCAGC aatGCCGAGCTCCTGAGCAGCCTGGAGTCTGCGTCCGTTCGGATCTTCAAACCTCCTCACTTCTCCACCACCTCCGCCGCTCTTCGCTTCCAGCCGTCCGGCCCCCAACAGACCAGCACGCCTCCGGTCTCCAGCCCCGGCCCCGACTCTGGCCCTGTCCCCGCCCCCACTAACGGCCACGCCCCTCTGGACAGCCCCCGCATGGCCACCATCGAGGAGGACCCCAGCTTCGACTCGCACCTGGACGAGGAGGCGCTGGAGGAGGCGTTCAGCCGGCCGGGCGGCTCGGCTCCGCGGTCCTTCGAGGACCTGACGGACAACAGCGTGACGGGACGCAGCGAGAAGGCAATGTTGTTCAGACTGAAGAGGCAGCATCAGATCGACACCAAGGAGACGCAGTGCTGA